Proteins co-encoded in one Hallerella porci genomic window:
- the lon gene encoding endopeptidase La, whose amino-acid sequence MKKSNSETENLLETIALDLSHDFPLLALRDALVTPGSSTRILVGREASQNALKASHLYHDLLLLALQKDPDKESVEPEDLPKVGVLAHVQSVMPMPNGCWRVLVEGVVIVDLINTELLKDQNYLSAKILLRSYDSVDRSLLKLVSTEGVHLFEQYVNAQNISVEILSEIESKKDVFSKYLAMLPYIRVSAQQKQQVLEEKSLDEFCKRVNAYLQAALDVEGVVEHVRDDVQQKMQQNQKDWFIGEQIRMLQNELSDGDTDEVEKLVQKVKAKHFSKAIQEKLDEEFGRMRLMQPASPEYAVSRNFIDWFLAMPFGVYTDTALDLKKVKKKLDADHFGLDKVKDRILEYIAVLKQTNAENKAPIICLVGPPGVGKTTLVRSIAESLGRNYARVTLGGVRDEAEIRGHRRTYIGSMPGRFIQALRHAKCMNPVILLDEIDKMGNDYRGDPASAMLEILDPELNSDFTDHFMEVGFDFSKVLFIATANSEETIPAALEDRMEVVRLPGYYPHEKLSIAKDYLVPRVLKNCGVTDSETIVFNDESIQTILKEYTREAGVRELERQIETIVRKRVKETLMGKSGKLKLTPKLVEKYLGVPRFMGNRLPKPGHCGVITGLAWTSVGGEILLIETKLLSGRGHLLLTGKLGDVMKESAQIALSLVRERLQRFGVDPAIVRKTDIHIHVPEGAVPKDGPSAGIALTLSLLSAFTRTPVSPDIAFTGEVSLSGDLLPIGGLNEKALAALDAGVKTLYLPTQNEKDVVELPAPAKKGLKIHTKEHIDELIAILFPQAKKKTAAKAKKD is encoded by the coding sequence TTGAAAAAATCAAATTCTGAAACTGAAAATTTACTGGAAACAATTGCATTAGATTTGAGTCACGATTTTCCGCTGCTGGCATTGCGCGATGCGCTTGTCACTCCGGGATCTTCTACTCGCATTCTCGTGGGAAGAGAAGCTTCGCAAAATGCGCTCAAAGCTTCGCATCTTTATCACGATTTGCTTTTACTCGCTTTGCAGAAGGATCCGGATAAAGAATCGGTGGAACCGGAAGATTTGCCGAAAGTCGGCGTGCTCGCTCATGTGCAATCGGTGATGCCGATGCCGAATGGATGTTGGCGCGTTCTTGTCGAAGGCGTTGTCATCGTCGATTTAATCAATACGGAACTTTTAAAAGATCAAAATTATTTGTCGGCAAAAATTTTGCTGCGCTCGTATGATTCGGTGGATCGTTCTCTGTTGAAATTGGTTTCCACAGAAGGCGTTCATCTTTTTGAACAATATGTCAATGCGCAAAATATTTCAGTAGAAATTTTGAGCGAAATTGAATCGAAAAAAGATGTGTTCTCTAAGTATCTTGCGATGTTGCCGTACATCCGCGTCTCGGCGCAACAAAAGCAGCAAGTTTTAGAAGAAAAATCGTTAGACGAATTTTGCAAACGGGTGAATGCTTATTTGCAAGCGGCGCTCGACGTTGAAGGCGTTGTTGAACACGTCCGCGATGATGTGCAACAAAAAATGCAGCAGAATCAAAAGGATTGGTTCATCGGTGAACAAATTCGGATGCTGCAAAATGAACTTTCGGACGGCGATACCGATGAAGTGGAAAAGCTCGTTCAGAAAGTCAAAGCGAAGCATTTCTCGAAAGCGATTCAAGAAAAACTCGACGAAGAATTTGGTCGGATGCGTTTAATGCAGCCGGCGAGTCCCGAATATGCGGTTTCGCGAAATTTCATCGACTGGTTTTTGGCGATGCCTTTCGGCGTTTACACGGATACGGCACTTGACTTGAAAAAAGTCAAAAAGAAATTGGATGCGGATCATTTTGGCTTGGACAAAGTCAAAGATCGCATTTTGGAATACATCGCCGTTTTAAAGCAGACGAATGCCGAAAATAAAGCGCCGATTATTTGTTTAGTCGGTCCTCCGGGAGTTGGCAAGACGACTCTTGTGCGTTCGATCGCAGAATCTCTCGGACGAAATTACGCCCGCGTGACTCTCGGCGGCGTGCGCGATGAAGCGGAAATTCGCGGTCATCGTCGGACTTATATCGGTTCAATGCCCGGACGTTTTATTCAAGCGCTGCGTCATGCGAAATGCATGAATCCCGTGATTCTCTTAGATGAAATCGATAAAATGGGAAATGATTACCGCGGCGATCCGGCGAGTGCGATGCTCGAAATTTTGGATCCGGAACTCAATTCTGATTTTACGGATCACTTTATGGAAGTGGGATTTGATTTCTCGAAAGTGCTGTTTATCGCGACGGCAAATTCCGAAGAAACAATTCCCGCTGCTCTCGAAGACCGCATGGAAGTGGTGCGTCTCCCCGGCTATTATCCGCATGAAAAACTCTCGATTGCGAAAGATTATTTGGTCCCGCGCGTGTTAAAAAATTGCGGCGTTACCGATTCCGAAACAATTGTTTTTAACGACGAATCGATTCAGACGATTTTGAAAGAATATACCCGCGAAGCGGGCGTCCGCGAACTCGAACGTCAAATCGAAACGATTGTCCGCAAAAGGGTCAAAGAAACCTTGATGGGAAAATCGGGCAAGTTGAAATTGACGCCGAAGCTCGTCGAAAAATATCTGGGCGTTCCTCGCTTTATGGGAAACCGCTTGCCGAAACCGGGACATTGCGGTGTCATCACGGGATTGGCGTGGACTTCTGTCGGCGGCGAAATCCTTTTGATTGAAACCAAGCTGCTTTCGGGACGCGGGCATTTGCTGCTCACCGGAAAACTCGGCGATGTGATGAAAGAATCGGCGCAAATTGCGCTCAGCCTTGTCCGCGAAAGATTGCAGCGATTCGGCGTGGATCCGGCGATAGTCCGCAAAACGGATATTCACATTCACGTTCCCGAAGGCGCTGTTCCCAAGGACGGCCCGTCGGCGGGAATTGCTCTCACGCTCTCGCTTCTTTCGGCGTTTACCCGGACTCCGGTTTCGCCGGACATCGCCTTTACCGGTGAAGTCAGTCTTTCGGGCGATTTGCTGCCGATTGGCGGGCTGAACGAAAAAGCACTCGCCGCTCTGGATGCGGGCGTCAAAACGCTCTATCTTCCCACGCAGAACGAGAAAGATGTGGTCGAATTGCCTGCACCGGCAAAGAAAGGATTGAAAATCCACACGAAAGAACACATCGACGAATTGATTGCGATTCTTTTCCCGCAGGCGAAAAAGAAGACGGCGGCGAAAGCGAAAAAGGATTAG
- the clpX gene encoding ATP-dependent Clp protease ATP-binding subunit ClpX: MYKNGRNHTQITCSFCGKPAERVAKMISGANVHICNDCVTACYNLLLDDLAKEASKTTVEADNTPLPTPKELKAHLDDFVIGQDDAKIALSVAVYNHYKRLRYKDANAGKEKDDVEVEKSNLLLVGPTGSGKTLLAQTLARFLNVPFSIADATVLTEAGYVGEDVENILVRLLQAADYDVARAERGIIFIDEIDKIARKTANPSITRDVSGEGVQQGLLKILEGTTAQVPPKGGRKHPEQSLVQINTRNILFICGGAFETLDKIIAHRVNQGGMGFGADIRSEKDNSLSSLFKLLEPDDLIHFGLIPELVGRLPIVVSLEELDADALKRILTEPKNAITKQYTKLFKMDDIDLSFTDDGIAEIVSFTMERKTGARGLRSVVERTLQKAMYELPGSKTKKLVVDADLVKKALSQGDKK, from the coding sequence ATGTATAAGAACGGAAGGAATCATACCCAAATCACCTGTAGTTTTTGCGGAAAGCCGGCAGAACGCGTTGCCAAAATGATTTCGGGCGCAAATGTCCACATTTGCAATGACTGCGTTACGGCTTGCTATAATCTTTTGCTCGATGATTTGGCAAAAGAAGCTTCGAAGACAACAGTCGAAGCGGACAATACACCGCTTCCGACTCCGAAAGAGTTAAAGGCGCATTTGGACGATTTCGTCATCGGACAAGACGATGCAAAAATCGCATTGTCCGTTGCCGTTTACAATCATTATAAGCGTCTTCGTTATAAAGACGCCAATGCGGGCAAAGAAAAAGATGACGTCGAAGTCGAAAAGTCAAATTTGCTTTTGGTCGGACCGACCGGAAGTGGAAAGACTCTTTTGGCGCAGACCCTCGCTCGCTTTTTGAATGTGCCATTTTCTATCGCCGATGCGACTGTGCTTACCGAAGCCGGTTATGTGGGCGAAGATGTTGAAAATATTTTAGTGCGCCTTTTACAGGCTGCTGATTATGACGTTGCGCGTGCAGAACGCGGCATTATCTTTATCGATGAAATTGATAAAATTGCCCGTAAAACTGCCAATCCTTCGATCACACGTGATGTTTCGGGTGAAGGCGTGCAACAAGGTCTTCTTAAAATTTTGGAAGGGACGACTGCGCAAGTTCCGCCCAAAGGTGGACGCAAACATCCTGAACAAAGTTTAGTTCAAATCAACACGCGGAATATTCTTTTTATTTGCGGCGGTGCATTTGAAACATTGGATAAAATTATTGCACATCGCGTGAATCAAGGCGGCATGGGCTTTGGCGCAGACATCCGTTCGGAAAAGGATAACTCGCTTTCGAGTTTGTTTAAACTTTTGGAACCGGACGATTTGATTCATTTCGGTTTAATTCCCGAATTGGTCGGGCGTTTGCCGATTGTCGTATCTCTCGAAGAATTAGACGCCGATGCGCTGAAACGCATTTTAACAGAACCGAAAAACGCAATTACCAAACAGTACACGAAGCTTTTCAAAATGGACGATATCGATTTGTCCTTTACCGATGATGGAATTGCAGAAATTGTTTCGTTTACAATGGAACGCAAAACCGGCGCTCGCGGGCTCCGTTCTGTGGTCGAACGCACCCTTCAAAAGGCGATGTATGAATTGCCGGGATCCAAGACGAAAAAGCTTGTAGTCGATGCTGATTTGGTGAAAAAAGCGCTGTCTCAGGGCGATAAGAAATAA
- a CDS encoding ATP-dependent Clp protease proteolytic subunit, with amino-acid sequence MVIPTIIENTGHGERAYDIYSRLLKERIIFLGTPINDEVANNVMAQMIFLEYENPEKDITLYINSPGGYVSAGLAIYDTMQHIRPNVATICVGDSISMAAILLAAGTKGKRYALPHSRIMLHQPSGAVTGQSTDIQVHAKELVRTREMLTKIIAEHSGRSIEEVREKTERDFFLTAEEALEFGVIDEIFKPHKAVPDIKA; translated from the coding sequence ATGGTCATTCCAACTATCATTGAAAACACCGGCCACGGTGAACGCGCTTACGACATCTATTCTCGTCTTCTCAAAGAACGTATCATTTTCTTGGGAACGCCGATTAACGATGAAGTGGCGAATAACGTCATGGCTCAAATGATCTTCTTGGAATATGAGAATCCCGAGAAGGACATTACATTATACATCAACAGCCCGGGCGGTTATGTCTCGGCGGGTCTTGCCATCTACGACACGATGCAGCACATTCGTCCGAATGTGGCGACGATTTGCGTTGGCGATAGCATTTCGATGGCGGCGATTCTTCTCGCTGCTGGAACGAAAGGAAAACGCTATGCGCTTCCGCATTCTCGCATTATGTTGCATCAGCCGTCGGGAGCAGTGACTGGACAATCGACAGATATTCAAGTGCACGCCAAAGAACTTGTGCGCACACGTGAAATGCTCACGAAAATTATCGCAGAGCATTCTGGTCGTTCGATTGAAGAAGTTCGCGAAAAAACAGAACGCGACTTTTTCCTCACTGCAGAAGAAGCTTTGGAATTCGGCGTTATCGACGAAATTTTCAAGCCGCACAAGGCTGTTCCGGACATTAAAGCTTAA
- the tig gene encoding trigger factor — MSATIKEISSTVRNIDIAIPQDALKKPFEKKVTEYRKEIQLKGFRAGAVPRHVIESRFGDSIRAEAIEEVMNSTLSEELKAANIIPVSRVKVENFKDDKTADITFTAVVEVDPVIDIKGYDNLGITVPDVVIDEDEVKAEYDRVLQMYSTAESVDREAKKGDVVVGNYIEVKIDGENKEIPEDREFRSLLGESASPGFDEGLTGAKKGDKKDIHFIYPADHKDEQYRGKTADFKVEVTDVREIRAPKLDEEFFKKLGVKDEADLKDNLQQSILNNKKGAAKAKAVNEAIDKLIETNPFDVAHSRVVDLIKYTLQRNSGSNEEVEPTEEQLKSLEPEAIREIKKHFILEFVANKEKLKPSQALVDERIEGMAAMYGVDAKTLKDHLRQSGRINSLRDELRVEQASDFIVGIKPAAEESK; from the coding sequence ATGTCCGCAACGATTAAAGAGATCAGCTCTACGGTTCGTAACATTGACATCGCCATTCCGCAGGACGCTTTGAAGAAGCCGTTCGAAAAGAAGGTGACCGAATACCGCAAGGAAATTCAGTTGAAGGGATTCCGCGCAGGTGCAGTTCCTCGCCACGTGATTGAATCTCGCTTTGGCGATTCGATTCGTGCAGAGGCGATTGAAGAAGTGATGAATTCTACTTTGAGCGAAGAACTCAAAGCGGCAAACATTATTCCGGTTTCTCGCGTCAAGGTTGAAAATTTCAAAGACGACAAGACCGCAGACATTACTTTCACCGCAGTCGTGGAAGTGGATCCGGTGATCGACATCAAGGGTTATGACAACTTGGGCATTACCGTTCCGGATGTGGTCATCGACGAAGATGAAGTGAAGGCGGAATATGACCGCGTTCTTCAAATGTATTCGACAGCAGAATCCGTTGACCGCGAAGCGAAGAAGGGCGACGTGGTTGTCGGCAATTACATCGAAGTGAAAATCGACGGCGAAAACAAGGAAATTCCGGAAGACCGCGAATTCCGTTCTCTTCTCGGCGAATCGGCTTCTCCGGGATTTGACGAAGGCCTCACCGGTGCGAAGAAGGGCGACAAGAAAGACATTCATTTTATTTACCCGGCAGATCACAAGGACGAACAATACCGCGGCAAGACCGCAGACTTTAAGGTCGAAGTGACCGATGTCCGCGAAATCCGCGCTCCGAAATTGGACGAAGAATTCTTCAAAAAACTCGGCGTGAAAGATGAAGCCGATTTGAAGGATAATCTCCAACAGAGCATTTTGAACAACAAGAAGGGCGCTGCAAAGGCGAAAGCGGTGAACGAAGCGATTGATAAATTGATCGAAACGAATCCGTTTGACGTCGCACATTCCCGCGTTGTTGATCTCATCAAGTATACTCTCCAGCGCAATTCGGGCTCGAACGAAGAAGTGGAACCGACCGAAGAGCAGTTGAAGTCTTTGGAACCGGAAGCAATTCGCGAAATCAAGAAGCATTTCATCTTGGAATTCGTTGCGAATAAGGAAAAACTCAAACCGTCGCAGGCTTTGGTGGACGAACGCATCGAAGGTATGGCTGCGATGTATGGCGTAGATGCGAAGACTCTCAAAGACCACCTCCGCCAGTCGGGCCGTATCAATTCTTTGCGCGACGAACTTCGAGTCGAACAAGCTTCTGACTTTATCGTCGGAATCAAGCCGGCAGCAGAAGAATCCAAGTAA
- a CDS encoding oligosaccharide flippase family protein yields MLNAFRTIRIGVFISAVNLLIQGVAFLVGNFIAKNLGNVSFAYFGILQSDYTIFTALADFGTATLLLAFFGKKASNGRLLFASFQLRYVLTFASMILMMLFALFFRRNHPAFRGEFIMAFGLLFQHAFFDWYFVCGKFWKKLLAAKILHTISYSAVMALSLFYFRIQSVEGIALSMVIAALPAWSFGATAALRPRVFHFTRRSFLFIRLMLSKAFPFALSSLASFLYLPLGLYAMDFFAPRELLGAYNYAHKLIILASGMMVNFISSSLVTKHESNDQNLHIKDIFIFTLFIAICTSPFWIFPKFCLRWLFFAAPIRNDEVALTFAAFTISVLAFSLVLQALRMSFVATMLKEKRLWTYVTFIFIGGLLNAFAVFVLPHFGVSPEKIPLLTLTGDVSLSAILFLYFAFHKRLRM; encoded by the coding sequence GTGTTAAACGCATTCCGAACCATTCGCATTGGAGTTTTCATCTCGGCAGTCAACCTTCTCATTCAAGGGGTTGCGTTTCTTGTCGGGAATTTTATCGCAAAAAATCTCGGCAATGTTTCTTTTGCTTACTTTGGCATTCTCCAAAGCGATTACACCATTTTTACCGCCCTCGCTGACTTTGGCACGGCCACACTTCTTCTCGCATTCTTCGGGAAAAAGGCTTCTAACGGAAGGCTTCTTTTTGCCTCTTTTCAGCTCCGCTATGTTCTCACATTCGCCTCCATGATTTTGATGATGCTTTTCGCATTATTCTTCCGCAGAAATCATCCCGCTTTCCGCGGCGAATTCATTATGGCATTCGGACTTTTATTTCAGCACGCTTTTTTTGATTGGTATTTTGTATGCGGAAAATTTTGGAAAAAATTGCTCGCCGCAAAAATTTTGCACACGATTTCTTATTCCGCAGTTATGGCGCTTTCGCTTTTTTATTTTCGCATTCAAAGCGTCGAAGGCATTGCGCTTTCAATGGTCATCGCCGCTCTTCCCGCTTGGAGTTTCGGCGCAACAGCAGCGCTTCGCCCGCGCGTTTTTCATTTCACCCGCCGCAGTTTTCTCTTCATCCGTTTAATGCTTTCCAAAGCTTTTCCTTTTGCGCTTTCGAGTCTCGCCAGTTTTTTGTATTTGCCTCTTGGACTTTATGCGATGGATTTTTTTGCGCCCAGAGAACTTCTCGGCGCCTATAATTATGCGCACAAACTAATCATTTTAGCGAGCGGAATGATGGTGAATTTCATTTCATCTTCTCTCGTTACCAAGCACGAATCAAACGACCAAAACTTGCACATTAAAGACATTTTCATTTTCACTTTATTCATCGCAATTTGCACTTCGCCATTTTGGATTTTTCCCAAATTCTGTTTGCGTTGGCTTTTCTTCGCCGCTCCCATTCGAAACGATGAAGTTGCGCTCACATTCGCCGCATTCACCATTTCCGTTCTCGCATTTTCCCTCGTTCTGCAAGCGCTGCGCATGAGTTTTGTTGCAACGATGCTCAAAGAAAAACGCTTGTGGACATACGTCACATTCATTTTTATCGGCGGACTTTTAAACGCTTTCGCCGTTTTCGTACTCCCGCATTTCGGAGTTTCTCCCGAAAAAATTCCGCTTTTAACTTTAACCGGCGATGTTTCGCTCAGCGCAATTCTCTTCTTGTATTTCGCTTTTCACAAGCGCCTTCGGATGTAA
- a CDS encoding O-antigen polymerase, with protein MFAQVCEYPETTVLLFIVAGLLFYVWKKKLDFFSPATVYIFFQCLTLAFAYLRLDHAMTPFHAKTWFVWGGALFSFASGCLLFQWNHSPCKTQPTENFAYNWKLHFILSCFILALYFVGIFGIIQVAGNLILFTGNAGYFASRKVDYGFYAQFFSSAPLVVMLFGVASFKSLNPVRWIRRISLPITLFISVLSVCAYPSRTTLFMCLGFAVILFNFLCKRISVLLITALLIAGIVGFIFVASARSQYGESSVKSMTMEAAMTMPYKYVANNYWNLDYAINSPTDREIHPFTYGIDFFSGMFEYFRAPGALKTSFGWDGIYNESVQKIPGLNTTGYLWEIYKDFGLPGCFLVPFLVGLGMSILFDRVKRRKTPRLVMFYVFFIYFVGFWFFLAGYKQGIFWAWGVIIWMISTICSLHPKALVKSEIQEENCAERNIAG; from the coding sequence ATGTTCGCACAAGTCTGCGAATATCCCGAAACGACAGTCTTGCTTTTCATTGTGGCGGGGCTGTTATTTTATGTGTGGAAAAAAAAGTTAGACTTTTTTTCGCCGGCGACGGTTTACATTTTCTTTCAATGTTTGACTCTCGCTTTTGCGTATTTGCGATTAGATCATGCGATGACGCCGTTTCATGCAAAAACATGGTTTGTTTGGGGTGGCGCTTTATTTTCTTTTGCGTCGGGGTGTTTACTTTTTCAATGGAATCATTCGCCTTGCAAAACGCAGCCGACTGAAAATTTTGCGTATAATTGGAAGTTGCATTTTATTCTTTCGTGTTTCATTTTAGCGCTGTATTTTGTGGGAATTTTTGGGATTATTCAAGTGGCGGGAAATTTGATTTTATTTACGGGAAATGCGGGATATTTTGCATCGCGTAAAGTGGATTACGGATTTTATGCGCAATTCTTTTCAAGTGCTCCGCTCGTGGTAATGCTTTTTGGGGTGGCGTCCTTTAAGTCGTTAAATCCGGTGCGTTGGATTCGCCGAATTTCTTTGCCGATAACTCTTTTTATTTCGGTGTTGAGTGTGTGCGCTTATCCTAGCCGGACGACTTTATTTATGTGCTTGGGCTTTGCGGTAATTCTTTTCAATTTTTTGTGCAAACGCATTTCGGTTTTACTTATCACAGCGCTTTTGATTGCAGGAATTGTCGGATTCATTTTTGTGGCGTCCGCGCGTTCGCAATATGGCGAATCTTCGGTGAAGTCGATGACGATGGAAGCGGCGATGACGATGCCTTATAAATATGTCGCCAACAATTATTGGAATTTAGATTACGCAATCAATTCTCCGACGGATCGAGAAATTCATCCGTTTACATACGGCATTGATTTTTTCTCGGGAATGTTTGAATATTTCCGTGCGCCGGGCGCTTTAAAAACGAGTTTCGGTTGGGATGGAATTTACAACGAAAGTGTGCAAAAAATTCCGGGCTTAAATACGACGGGTTATCTGTGGGAAATTTACAAGGACTTTGGACTTCCCGGATGTTTTTTGGTGCCGTTTTTAGTCGGGCTCGGAATGTCAATTTTATTTGATCGCGTCAAAAGAAGAAAGACGCCGCGGCTCGTAATGTTTTATGTTTTCTTCATTTATTTCGTCGGCTTTTGGTTTTTCTTGGCTGGTTATAAACAAGGAATTTTTTGGGCGTGGGGCGTTATCATTTGGATGATTTCAACCATTTGTTCATTACATCCGAAGGCGCTTGTGAAAAGCGAAATACAAGAAGAGAATTGCGCTGAGCGAAACATCGCCGGTTAA